The following are encoded together in the Homalodisca vitripennis isolate AUS2020 unplaced genomic scaffold, UT_GWSS_2.1 ScUCBcl_1890;HRSCAF=6079, whole genome shotgun sequence genome:
- the LOC124371739 gene encoding uncharacterized protein LOC124371739, giving the protein MSFNDNKPFWCEFIELYREQRALWDIKSKNYSNKNIRKKGYSVLVEKCKEVNPDCDEKFVKSKIETLRASFRRELKKVEKSKITGSGQDDVYEPSLWYFDLLLFITDQEVVRKGVSSIGKRSRSIASLEEDEEGVDDVEAETQDEITKAQDDASTGIHADIRPSPSSTPVSRPSVSSRSNPGSTTRTNRKKISDFEKKQERFLDTATSVLCNQNKFRAFGNNVGFQLEDMDRQQQVIAEKLISDVLFHGKLGSLKASAAILTEQQPTQRNIPSLNHFMDTNQNNNPYPYRPADAEYFLQDQNYQHQTFSFDPYYVQSQINPTQHQVQRQHLQQQVQQKHVQQQKVDISPQTVRCPKNFSLPEPAQSQTAATKPTAGQALAIQEKTAQQEVRNELKQYLNLPGVSEDNV; this is encoded by the exons ATGTCGTTTAACGATAATAAACCATTTTGGTGTgagtttattgaactttataggGAGCAACGAGCTTTATGggacataaaaagtaaaaattattccaacaaaaatatcagaaaaaaaggATATTCCGTTCTCGTTGAAAAATGCAAGGAAGTTAATCCGGATTGCGACGAGAAATTTGTCAAATCCAAAATCGAAACCTTGAGGGCATCGTTCCGAAGAGAGCTGAAAAAGGTTGAAAAATCAAAGATTACCGGAAGTGGTCAGGATGATGTGTATGAACCATCTCTTTGGTATTTTGATTTACTGCTTTTCATAACAGACCAAGAGGTAGTCAGGAAAGGTGTATCTTCGATCGGCAAAAGATCCAGAAGTATTGCGTCCcttgaagaagatgaagaaggagTGGACGACGTGGAAGCGGAAACGCAGGACGAAATAACCAAA GCTCAAGATGACGCATCTACAGGGATACACGCTGATATACGCCCATCACCATCAAGTACACCAGTAAGTCGCCCATCAGTATCAAGTAGGTCTAACCCAGGATCAACTACTCGAACAAACCGAAAAAAGATATCtgattttgaaaagaaacaaGAACGATTTTTGGATACAGCTACGTCTGTCCTATGTAATCAGAATAAGTTCCGGGCTTTTGGAAACAACGTGGGCTTCCAACTGGAAGATATGGACCGTCAACAACAAGTAATTGCAGAAAAGCTTATATCTGATGTTTTGTTCCACGGTAAGTTAGGCAGTTTGAAAGCATCTGCGGCCATATTGACAGAACAACAGCCAACCCAACGGAATATACCATCACTTAACCATTTTATGGACACTAATCAAAACAACAATCCATATCCGTATAGGCCGGCTGACGCTGAATATTTCTTACAAGATCAAAATTATCAACATCAGACATTCAGTTTTGACCCATATTATGTGCAAAGCCAAATCAACCCTACTCAACATCAGGTACAACGACAACATCTACAACAACAAGTACAGCAAAAACATGTACAGCAACAAAAAGTAGATATTTCACCTCAAACTGTACGTTGTCCTAAGAATTTTTCTTTACCAGAACCTGCTCAAAGTCAAACGGCAGCAACTAAACCTACCGCAGGTCAAGCACTAGCGATTCAAGAAAAAACTGCTCAACAAGAAGTTCGGAATGAACTCAAACAGTATTTGAATCTACCCGGTGTCAGCGAGGACAATGTATAA